The genomic DNA TCACGTACTTTCACATCTTGTTGGATTGCTCCACATGTACCGACTCGAATTAAAGTTTGTACGTGATAATTTTGCATAAGCTCATTAATATAAATAGAAATAGAGGGTACACCCATTCCTGTTCCTTGAACAGAAATTCTTTTCCCTTTATACGTTCCTGTAAAGCCAAGCATGTTGCGTACTTCATTATAGCATTTAACATCCTCTAAAAAGGTCTCCGCGATATATTTTGCCCTGAGCGGATCACCTGGAAGTAATACAGTTTCAGCAATTTCATTTTCTTTAGCACCGATATGTATACTCATTTCTTTTTAAACCTCCAATTAAAATGCTAACCACAAAAAAACTATATCATATTCTAGCAATACTGAAAAACGAAACCTATGTAAAGAATGTTTCAATTTTTTTCGGGAATGCTAACTTTAACGATACATAGAGGAGGCTTCAAATTGAACAAACAAGGAAAAATGGGTAAAAAGCTTCAACATGCCGTTGAATATGCGAACGAAGTAGACTCAAAAGGAAAGTCAACAGCAAAACCAAATACGTCAAAAAGCGAACGAGGAAAAAAATCATAACAGGAGGTTCATAAATGGGTAAAAAAGATCGCAATCGTGTTAATCAGCCAAAGAAAAATAATCATATCCCCGCAGAACAAATCGCAGCGGAACTCGATGCACACGGAAAAGAGCAATCTGGAAAAAAACGAAAAAATAGCCCAGGCAACAATATTGAGTGAGGGAAGATCAACTTCCTCACTTTCATCACCTACTAAATACAAAAATCAAATTAGTCTCATACTATATAAAATGATATTAAATCACTAGGATCACTCATGTGTTACTCTTTACCATAAACTTCCTATTAGTTTATAAAAAAATTTTCATATTTTAATTGACAATAAAAGCTTTTTTATTCTTAACTTCTGAAGACTATATATCAAAAGATGAATTTAAATAAACATTTTACAGATTTCCCTCAACTAGCTCAACTTTCGTTACCACTGCTCATTCACTGTTCACTAATCTTTTTTGTAGTATATGTGCATATATCTTTAAAGCAAAAAATTTCAAACCTTTTTCACGAATTCAGATTTTAATTTCATTGCGCCAAAACCAGCAATTTTGCAATCGATATTATGATCTCCCTCAACTAAACGAATATTTTTCACTTTTGTCCCTACTTTTAAAACAGATGAACTTCCTTTTACTTTAAGATCTTTAATGATCGTTACGGAATCACCATCGTTTAGGACATTCCCATTTGCGTCTTTTACAACGTTTTTATCCTCAGTATTTTCCTCTTCTAATTGTGAATTCCACTCATGCCCACACTCCGGACAAACAAAAAAACCTCTATCCTCATAAGTGTATTCTGAATTACACTTTGGACAATTTGGCAACTTAGACATTTCTCCCTTTCCCCCATTCCTAATAAAAAACTTAAATGTTTGAGATTAAATTTCACCAACAAACTTACTCATTTTATTTTAAGATGTTCAGAGTGAATTACTATATTATCATCTAATCCAACCTTTCATATATGAAAACTTTGTTACTTTTCTGATTTCTTAAGGTGAAATTAGGTATTTATAACAAATATCACTTCATATGTAAGATTTAATTATCTCTTATTCTACCTTCATCACATTTAAAATTCAATTAATCGCAAAAAAAGAAATAGCTTCGTACGTAATGACAGACGAAGCTAATTAATCAAGTTATTATAAATTTAATTACTTTCAGCTAAAGCAAGTTCTTTAACAATTTCAACTGCTCGACAAAACTAAATTATTCTTCTGAAATATACAAATCCCATGCTTGATCAAAGATGGACATATTTTTTAAATAGTGGCCATTCATTTCTAAATATGAGCTAATTTCATTGTAGTTAACAGAGTATTTTGGAAAGCTATGGTCGATAAATGCATCATTCGCAAATTGGCTGATTTCGTCTTTCGCTTGAGGATTCCTATATTTCATTAAATAATGATAAAAAAATTTACTCATATTTAACGCCTGCCTAATTTATTTTAGATGATTCACTTTGTAACAATATAACTTAATTAGCTACTTTACGTCTACAGCAAAAAACAATCCTAGTTTACAGGATTGTTCAGCTTGTAAAATGTTAATATATAAGTATTTATTATTTCTACTGCCAACGAGCAGTTTTAGAAAGCTCAACAAGAGCCCAAATAATATTAAACATAAGCAGTGCAACTGTAATTGGAACAGCTTGCAGCCAATTCTTACCGTATTTTGCCTTAATGACTGCTGTATAGTAACCGCACATAAATAAAACAAACATTGCAGCGACTAACATAATCGATAGCGCGATATACATTTCTTCATCCCCCTAAAAAATCCGCTAAATGATCTCTATACTATTTATTATAAAGTGAGCATAAATTCTGTTTGTGAATAAAGGATGAAAAATTTGTGAAATGTTATCAGCTTATTTCATTGAAATGCTCGTATTGAAATAACAAATCATACGGAGGGACATTAAAAAAATGGCTATTCTTTTCCATTTGCTCGAATAGCCGCCAGTCATTTTATAATGCAGATCATTCACCTAATTTAACAAGACAGACATTTTAAGAAGAAAAGTCAAAATAATTTTTCTTCAACAGTCGAGGGATATTCATTAGCTCAGAAAAACTAATCTTTTGATCAATTATATTCGTATCGATTAATAACAGCTGATCTTCAATTTCTTTCACAATTTTTTCAGTTTGGTAAGCCATTGAGCAATCTTGGCAAAAAACTGTCGGCGTTTCTTCTATTTCTATTGCTCTTGATCCGTCAGGCAGTTCCCAATACACTTCTTTAGAACTATATTGAATGTTCATACTTTGACACCATTCACAACGTTTTTCCAATCTCGATTCCCCCTAATCATTTGCAGGCGTTAACTGTTGTTCATCCGCTTTATTTTCTTTTTGGTGGCTTTGCATTTTCCCTTGTTGAGCTTGGAATTTCTTTTCCTTCAATTCGTCCCGTTTGCTTCGTTTATTTTTAATCGAGCTATGGTTTGGATTTTCCTCGTATTGCTTTCTTCGATTGTATCGTTCTAATTCATTTGGCACGAGATTGAATTGCTGATCATTCATTAAAGCAGCGATTCCTACTTTAGACTGCTTTTCTTCGAGATTTGGATATATTTCTTTAAAATAATCTTCCGCACGATCTGGAATATAATTTTCTGGTTCAGGATAAGTTGTAATTACGCCTTCGAAGTTACGGAGAACAACTTTATCAGCACTTTGAGAGATTAAATAGTTTGGTTGTAAAGCTATTTTCCCCCCTCCGCCAGGTGCATCGACGACAAAGGTTGGAACCGCATAACCGGACGTATGCCCGCGGAGACCTTCAATAATTTCTAATCCTTTTGATACAGGTGCGCGGAAGTGGCCGATTCCTTCTGAAAGGTCACATTGGTAAATATAATATGGACGAACGCGGATTTTTACAAGATCATGCATTAACTGTTTCATAATCGATACACTATCGTTTATTCCGGCGAGAATAACCGACTGATTCCCAATGGGAACACCAGCATTTGCAAGCATTTCACAGGCACGTTTTGACTCTTCGGTAATCTCAATTGACGTATTAAAATGAGTGTTTAGCCAAATCGGGTGGTATTTTTTCAATATATTACAAAGATTTTCTGTTATTCTTTGCGGGAATACGACTGGGGCGCGAGTACCAATCCGAATAATTTCAACATGATCTATTTCACGTAAATTTTTTAAAATATACTCTAAAATTTGATCGTTTATTAACAAACCATCTCCACCTGAAATGAGAACATCCCTTACTTGAGGAGTATCGCGAATATATTCAATTGCAGCGTCAAGCTGTTTTTTTGGCACACCCATTCCGATTTGCCCTGAAAAACGCCGTCTCGTACAATAACGGCAATACATTGAACATTGGTTCGTGACTAAAAATAACACTCGATCTGGATAACGGTGCGTAAGCCCGGGGACAGGTGAGTCTTCGTCTTCGTGCAATGGATCTTCTAAATCATATTTAGTCTTAAATATTTCTTGTGAAATCGGTACCGACTGCATGCGGATCGGACAGCGCGGATCATCACGGTTCATTAATGATGCGTAATAAGGAGTAATATTTAATGGAATTGTTTTTGTGGAAATTCGCACTCCTTCTTCTTCTTCAGGAGTTAAATTAATCACTTTTTTTAAGTCATCAACAGTCCTGATCGTATTTGTTAACTGCCAAAGCCAATCGTTCCACTGTTCCTCTGTAACATCTTTCCATAGCTCGATTTCTTTCCAATGCTGTTTTGGCTTATATAAAAACTGTTTCATTCTTATTCCTCCTAAAATACTTTCTCTTTAAAAATATCATGCAATATCCGTGCCAACTTAAAAGAAATATTAAAGTGTTTTAGTGGAAACACTATGCCGGCCAATACTTAAAAAAATAAATTTAATTTTTCAAAACCATAAAAAAGCTTAAGGAAAATCCTTAAGCTTTAGTTATAGATAAAGTTAATATTAAAGAAATAATTGTCCAGCAAGGCTCCAAACACGAGGCTAAGGCGAATTCACAGGATCGTTTGTCAAGAAACTAATAATTTAAGAGAAACATTAAGATTTATAAGTCGCCAGTTAATGGGCATAGTTAATCTCATATTTTTGAATTTTATATTGTAGAGTTTGGCGTGGAATTTGCAATAGCTTTGCAGCTTGCAATACATTACCGTCTGTTTCTTCAAGCGCCCCGTATATAAGCTTCTTTTCTAAATTGATGACATTTTTTCGCAATGATAAATTGCTCATATCCTTTTTTACTTTTTCTGCTTTTTGAAGTTCATCTTTTAACATGA from Bacillus aquiflavi includes the following:
- a CDS encoding zinc ribbon domain-containing protein YjdM — protein: MSKLPNCPKCNSEYTYEDRGFFVCPECGHEWNSQLEEENTEDKNVVKDANGNVLNDGDSVTIIKDLKVKGSSSVLKVGTKVKNIRLVEGDHNIDCKIAGFGAMKLKSEFVKKV
- a CDS encoding YozE family protein codes for the protein MSKFFYHYLMKYRNPQAKDEISQFANDAFIDHSFPKYSVNYNEISSYLEMNGHYLKNMSIFDQAWDLYISEE
- a CDS encoding YokU family protein; the encoded protein is MEKRCEWCQSMNIQYSSKEVYWELPDGSRAIEIEETPTVFCQDCSMAYQTEKIVKEIEDQLLLIDTNIIDQKISFSELMNIPRLLKKNYFDFSS
- the kamA gene encoding lysine 2,3-aminomutase; protein product: MKQFLYKPKQHWKEIELWKDVTEEQWNDWLWQLTNTIRTVDDLKKVINLTPEEEEGVRISTKTIPLNITPYYASLMNRDDPRCPIRMQSVPISQEIFKTKYDLEDPLHEDEDSPVPGLTHRYPDRVLFLVTNQCSMYCRYCTRRRFSGQIGMGVPKKQLDAAIEYIRDTPQVRDVLISGGDGLLINDQILEYILKNLREIDHVEIIRIGTRAPVVFPQRITENLCNILKKYHPIWLNTHFNTSIEITEESKRACEMLANAGVPIGNQSVILAGINDSVSIMKQLMHDLVKIRVRPYYIYQCDLSEGIGHFRAPVSKGLEIIEGLRGHTSGYAVPTFVVDAPGGGGKIALQPNYLISQSADKVVLRNFEGVITTYPEPENYIPDRAEDYFKEIYPNLEEKQSKVGIAALMNDQQFNLVPNELERYNRRKQYEENPNHSSIKNKRSKRDELKEKKFQAQQGKMQSHQKENKADEQQLTPAND